From a region of the Acomys russatus chromosome 4, mAcoRus1.1, whole genome shotgun sequence genome:
- the Cd82 gene encoding CD82 antigen, which translates to MGAACIKVTKYFLFLFNLLFFILGAVILGFGVWILADKKSFISVLQTSFSSMQVAAYVFIGVGAFTMIMGFLGCIGAVNEVRCLLGLYFVFLLLILIAQVTAGTFFYFNSGKLKQGMGNVVMDIIRNYKVNANSSHEENMQQEAWDYVQAQVKCCGWESPYNWTENAEIRNFTVTTYPCSCEIMKEEDNQLIVKKGFCEVDGNSTLGENLPEEWPVYPEGCMKKVQAWLEENLGILLGVCVGVAVIELLGLLLSICLCRHIHSEDYSKVPKY; encoded by the exons ATGGGGGCAGCCTGCATCAAAGTCACCAagtacttcctcttcctcttcaaccTGCTGTTCTTT ATCCTGGGTGCCGTGATCCTGGGCTTTGGGGTGTGGATCCTTGCAGACAAGAAGAGCTTCATTTCTGTCCTAC AAACCTCCTTCAGCTCAATGCAGGTGGCAGCATATGTCTTCATCGGTGTGGGCGCCTTCACCATGATCATGGGGTTCCTGGGCTGTATTGGTGCTGTCAATGAGGTCCGCTGCCTGTTGGGACTG TACTTTGTCTTCCTTCTGCTGATCCTCATTGCACAGGTGACTGCTGGGACCTTTTTCTACTTCAACTCTGGCAAG CTGAAGCAGGGGATGGGCAACGTGGTGATGGACATCATTAGGAACTACAAAGTCAATGCCAACAGCAGCCATGAGGAGAACATGCAGCAGGAGGCTTGGGACTACGTGCAGGCACAG GTGAAGTGCTGTGGCTGGGAGAGCCCCTACAACTGGACAGAGAACGCCGAGATCAGGAACTTTACAGTGACCACCTACCCCTGCTCCTGTGAGATCATGAAGGAAGAGGACAACCAGCTCATTGTGAAGAAGGGTTTCTGTGAGGTCGATGGCAACAGCACCCTGGGCGAAAACCTCCCTGAAGAGTGGCCTGTGTACCCGGAG GGGTGCATGAAGAAGGTGCAGGCGTGGCTGGAGGAGAACCTTGGCATCCTCCTGGGAGTGTGTGTCGGTGTTGCTGTCATTGAG CTGCTTGGGTTGCTCCTGTCCATCTGTTTGTGCCGGCACATTCATTCTGAAGACTACAGCAAGGTCCCCAAGTATTGA